A genomic window from Pseudonocardia broussonetiae includes:
- a CDS encoding LLM class F420-dependent oxidoreductase, translating into MRFGLFVPQGWRHDLVGIDPKDQWATMKGLAQHADAGPWESIWVYDHFHTVPAPTDQATHEAWSLMSAFGAVTERVRLGQMCTSMGYRNPAYLAKVAATADIISGGRIEMGIGAGWYEHEWRAYGYGFPSGPERLKMLDEGVQIMKQAWETGSATLDGKHYQVDGAIVEPRPLQEGGIPLWIAGGGEKVTLKIAAKYARYTNFDGTLEGFTRKSELLKGHCETVGTDFDAIVRSANYNVAIGSNQAEVEQRMQDAKARLLPHVGEKKAEGSLGAVRGLPACGTPDQIIENLTKLKEAGMTYAILNFAEAAYDRSGIEMFEREVIPALA; encoded by the coding sequence ATGCGATTCGGACTGTTCGTTCCCCAGGGCTGGCGACACGACCTCGTCGGCATCGACCCGAAGGACCAGTGGGCCACGATGAAGGGCCTCGCGCAGCACGCCGACGCGGGTCCGTGGGAGTCGATCTGGGTCTACGACCACTTCCACACCGTGCCCGCCCCCACCGACCAGGCCACGCACGAGGCGTGGTCGCTGATGTCGGCGTTCGGCGCCGTCACCGAGCGGGTGCGGCTGGGCCAGATGTGCACGAGCATGGGCTACCGCAACCCCGCCTACCTGGCCAAGGTCGCGGCCACCGCCGACATCATCTCCGGCGGCCGGATCGAGATGGGCATCGGCGCCGGCTGGTACGAGCACGAGTGGCGCGCCTACGGCTACGGCTTCCCGTCGGGCCCCGAGCGGCTGAAGATGCTCGACGAGGGCGTGCAGATCATGAAGCAGGCCTGGGAAACGGGGTCGGCCACGCTCGACGGCAAGCACTACCAGGTCGACGGCGCCATCGTGGAGCCCCGGCCGCTGCAGGAGGGCGGCATCCCGCTGTGGATCGCGGGCGGCGGCGAGAAGGTGACGCTCAAGATCGCCGCCAAGTACGCGCGCTACACGAACTTCGACGGCACGCTCGAGGGCTTCACCCGCAAGTCCGAGCTGCTCAAGGGCCACTGCGAGACCGTCGGCACCGACTTCGACGCCATCGTCCGCTCGGCCAACTACAACGTGGCGATCGGCAGCAACCAGGCCGAGGTCGAGCAGCGGATGCAGGACGCGAAGGCGCGGCTGCTCCCGCACGTCGGGGAGAAGAAGGCGGAGGGCTCGCTCGGCGCGGTGCGCGGCCTGCCCGCGTGCGGCACGCCCGACCAGATCATCGAGAACCTCACGAAGCTCAAGGAGGCCGGCATGACCTACGCGATCCTCAACTTCGCCGAGGCCGCCTACGACCGGTCGGGGATCGAGATGTTCGAGCGCGAGGTCATCCCGGCGCTGGC
- a CDS encoding DUF1707 domain-containing protein has product MSTPEPRRIRVGHAEREWAVTELGEHLAAGRLDPDEYAERAAAAYSARTDDELDALFADLPRPSAAVVPVSYPSPYPARPASDAPYGVDLRTGLPFSDRNKVVAGVLQLVLPFGVGRFYSGHHGIGVAQLLLSVFGIGILWAWVDGIVLLAGNPTDPYGRPLRT; this is encoded by the coding sequence GTGAGCACGCCCGAACCGCGGCGCATCCGCGTCGGTCACGCCGAGCGCGAGTGGGCCGTCACCGAGCTGGGCGAGCACCTCGCCGCGGGCCGGCTCGACCCCGATGAGTACGCCGAGCGCGCCGCCGCGGCGTACTCCGCGCGCACCGACGACGAGCTCGACGCCCTGTTCGCCGACCTGCCCCGGCCCTCCGCCGCCGTGGTGCCGGTGTCCTACCCCTCGCCCTACCCGGCGCGGCCGGCCTCCGATGCCCCCTACGGCGTCGACCTGCGCACCGGCCTGCCGTTCTCCGACCGCAACAAGGTCGTCGCCGGCGTCCTGCAGCTGGTGCTGCCGTTCGGCGTCGGCCGCTTCTACAGCGGCCACCACGGCATCGGGGTGGCCCAGCTGCTGCTGTCGGTGTTCGGCATCGGGATCCTGTGGGCCTGGGTCGACGGCATCGTGCTGCTCGCCGGGAACCCGACCGACCCGTACGGCCGGCCGCTGCGCACCTGA